One window of Ralstonia pickettii DTP0602 genomic DNA carries:
- a CDS encoding LysR family transcriptional regulator translates to MEHRPEPRPDHRSLRLTLRQLSVFVAVAQHGSTMAAAQALAMSQSAVSASLGELERALDSPLFDRVARRLSINETGRQFFPRALSLLDQAQELERFATQTGVQLRIAASNTIGSYILPPLLAGFRHSRSGPCTLDLRIGNTREVLQSLLQFEADIGLVEGASHERDLRSVPWCDDEMVVVVGPSHPLAAPAHDLVALRDAEWIVREPGSGTREVIEERLVPLLGELRFALELGNAEAIKRAVMSGFGVSCLSLHVVQDELARGTLVAIRDGLPRIVRPLQLVVHQDKFPTQGLLAFTEYLRTMAPRIGAS, encoded by the coding sequence ATGGAACACCGCCCAGAACCCCGTCCGGACCATCGCTCCCTGCGACTGACGCTGCGCCAGCTCTCCGTATTCGTCGCCGTGGCCCAGCACGGCAGCACCATGGCGGCCGCGCAGGCCCTGGCGATGTCGCAGTCGGCTGTCAGCGCCTCGCTGGGCGAACTGGAGCGTGCCTTGGACAGCCCATTGTTCGACCGCGTCGCCCGCCGCCTGAGCATCAACGAGACCGGCCGCCAGTTCTTCCCGCGCGCGCTGTCGCTGCTGGATCAGGCGCAGGAGCTGGAGCGCTTCGCCACCCAGACCGGGGTGCAGCTGCGCATCGCGGCCAGCAACACGATCGGCAGCTATATCCTGCCGCCGCTGCTGGCGGGCTTCCGCCACTCGCGCAGTGGTCCGTGCACACTGGACCTGCGCATCGGCAATACGCGCGAGGTGCTGCAATCGCTGCTTCAGTTCGAAGCCGACATCGGCCTGGTGGAAGGCGCCAGCCATGAACGCGACCTGCGCAGCGTGCCCTGGTGCGATGACGAGATGGTGGTAGTGGTCGGGCCCTCGCATCCGCTCGCCGCCCCGGCGCACGACCTGGTGGCGTTGCGCGATGCCGAATGGATCGTGCGCGAGCCCGGGTCGGGCACGCGCGAGGTCATCGAGGAAAGGCTGGTGCCGCTGCTGGGCGAGCTGCGCTTCGCGCTGGAGCTGGGCAACGCCGAGGCGATCAAGCGCGCCGTGATGAGCGGCTTCGGGGTCAGCTGCCTGTCGCTGCATGTGGTGCAGGACGAACTGGCGCGCGGCACGCTGGTGGCGATCCGCGACGGCCTGCCACGCATCGTGCGGCCGCTGCAGCTGGTGGTGCACCAGGACAAGTTCCCGACCCAGGGCCTGCTGGCCTTTACCGAGTACCTGCGCACCATGGCGCCGCGCATCGGCGCCTCCTAA
- a CDS encoding potassium transporter Kef (K03455: TC.KEF; monovalent cation:H+ antiporter-2, CPA2 family), protein MHHATPLISTIVGGIVLAFILGAIASRLRLPPLIGYLCAGIVVGPHTPGYTADQALAPELAELGVILLMFGVGLHFSIKDLMAVKRIAIPGAVVQIGIATLLGMLVAWGFGWSWGQGLVYGLALSVASTVVLLKALQERDLVESPQGRIAVGWLIVEDLAMVLALVLLPAMAGLLAGAGEGTGESAPGTGEVVLAIFTTLGKVAAFVAVMLVIGRRFIPWMLERIVWTGNREMFRLGVLATALGVAYGAFALFGVSFALGAFFAGMVLAESEFSHRAAEESLPLRDAFAVLFFVSVGMLFDPMVLVNDPWGVLSTLFIIVVGKSLAAMGIVRAFGHSGQTGMTIAVSLAQIGEFSFILASLGVYLKILPERGQALILAGALLSIMLNPVLFHLLDLYTARRKRSSDPQPA, encoded by the coding sequence ATGCATCACGCCACCCCGCTTATCAGCACCATCGTCGGCGGTATCGTCCTGGCCTTCATCCTTGGCGCCATTGCCAGCCGGCTGCGCCTGCCGCCGCTGATCGGCTACCTGTGTGCGGGCATCGTGGTGGGGCCGCATACACCCGGCTATACCGCCGACCAGGCGCTGGCGCCCGAGCTGGCGGAGCTTGGCGTGATCCTGCTGATGTTCGGTGTGGGACTGCATTTCTCGATCAAGGACCTGATGGCGGTGAAGCGTATTGCCATCCCGGGCGCGGTAGTGCAGATCGGCATCGCCACTTTGCTTGGGATGCTGGTGGCGTGGGGCTTTGGCTGGTCGTGGGGACAGGGGCTGGTGTACGGGCTGGCGCTGTCGGTGGCCAGTACCGTGGTGCTGCTCAAGGCCTTGCAGGAACGTGACCTGGTGGAATCGCCGCAGGGCCGCATCGCGGTCGGCTGGCTGATCGTGGAAGACCTGGCGATGGTGCTGGCGCTGGTGCTGCTGCCAGCCATGGCTGGTCTCCTGGCCGGCGCTGGCGAAGGGACGGGCGAGAGCGCGCCCGGCACAGGCGAAGTAGTGCTTGCGATTTTCACGACGCTGGGCAAGGTTGCCGCATTCGTCGCGGTGATGCTGGTGATCGGGCGCCGCTTCATTCCCTGGATGCTGGAGCGCATCGTCTGGACCGGCAACCGCGAGATGTTCCGCCTGGGCGTGCTCGCCACCGCGCTGGGCGTTGCCTACGGCGCGTTTGCGCTGTTCGGCGTGTCGTTCGCGCTGGGCGCCTTCTTTGCCGGCATGGTGCTGGCGGAGTCGGAGTTCAGTCATCGAGCGGCCGAGGAATCACTGCCGCTGCGCGATGCCTTTGCCGTGCTCTTCTTTGTCTCGGTCGGCATGCTGTTCGACCCGATGGTGCTGGTCAACGACCCATGGGGCGTGCTGTCGACGCTGTTCATTATCGTGGTGGGCAAGTCGCTGGCGGCGATGGGGATCGTGCGCGCGTTCGGCCATTCGGGCCAGACCGGCATGACAATCGCCGTGAGCCTGGCGCAGATCGGCGAGTTCTCGTTCATTCTCGCCAGCCTCGGCGTCTACCTGAAGATCCTGCCGGAGCGCGGCCAGGCGCTGATCCTGGCCGGCGCGCTGCTGTCGATCATGCTCAATCCGGTGCTGTTCCACCTGCTCGACCTGTACACGGCGCGGCGCAAGCGCAGCAGCGACCCGCAGCCGGCCTGA